In a single window of the Pocillopora verrucosa isolate sample1 chromosome 4, ASM3666991v2, whole genome shotgun sequence genome:
- the LOC131792160 gene encoding uncharacterized protein — MSPQWFRFTVVTLIKLVLVFGRHNVGADFSDNCDNSPNSLSCIHTYEELYNSLAKSENSFNIESAIYPSRRPSSVRVFVNLHGPNEAENLIVPYTWSLSCLYVAVPPLMLEVLSLGSILVTPRTQTLNITIPYFCCNVSKKEDERRTIIKERIKRALASLQDLAVSPGIRDPRMNTAECVIEGHGIDIEATGRSVYIKVIHWCSFLFTLAVFYLLTSFIEHCRKEGWPEKTTGREHTNTTGRDRQKIRIKNTVKAIFYLGLLLSVLGLSQQLVLLLLFVNFYLEEVLLYKDIVPILVCIWFAFNTVIGLIPHIRKKLENYFPWLKTDSADRGEGMSCFSKPVAYTCAATTSFCSCWMLIGIMLNPTWGLTVAFIICFTFASFTYAVYEYLTLVSCKQDGVKPDKLHALLPGLLGFLAVIVLIPEIVFAGQSFNGRETADETLKTIVMTALCSFISWLSWKRLLDKSQKSEEKQTQLPSSDPRRTPSDVVTDTDSRQFSFSDSSTYYTSSQNSLYHTCPCLCHPPVNDHNTAESQSSNDGSFIEESQACCRMVLSGENIEFNEKQRNDIESKV, encoded by the exons ATGTCTCCTCAGTGGTTCAGGTTTACTGTGGTAACTCTTATCAAACTGGTGCTGGTTTTTGGTCGACATAATGTTGGAGCAGATTTCAGCGATAACTGTGACAACTCGCCTAATTCCCTCTCATGCATCCACACGTATGAAGAGCTTTATAACAGCTTGGCAAAGTCAGAAAACAGTTTTAACATTGAGTCAGCTATATATCCATCCAGGAGGCCTTCTTCTGTCCGTGTGTTTGTAAATTTACATGGTCCTAACGAGGCAGAAAACCTCATCGTGCCATACACTTGGAGCCTTTCCTGTTTGTATGTTGCTGTTCCACCACTCATGCTGGAAGTTTTGTCCCTCGGATCCATCCTTGTGACGCCTCGGACTCAAACACTGAATATAACTATTCCATATTTCTGCTGTAATGTGTCAAAGAAGGAGGATGAAAGAAGGACAATAATTAAAGAAAGGATTAAAAGAGCTCTTGCATCG CTTCAAGATCTGGCCGTATCACCAGGGATACGGGATCCAAGGATGAACACAGCGGAATGTGTTATCGAAGGCCACGGAATAGACATAGAGGCTACAGGACGCAGTGTGTACATCAAAGTAATCCATTGgtgttcatttcttttcactttggcagttttctatttgttaactTCATTTATTGAACATTGTAGAAAAGAAGGTTGGCCAGAGAAAACCACAGGGAGGGAACACACGAATACAACCGGCCGAGACAGGCAAAAGATCAGGATAAAAAATACTGTTAAGGCTATCTTCTATCTAGGTCTTTTGTTGTCAGTTCTTGGTTTAAGTCAACAATTGGTGCTCCTTttactttttgtaaatttttaccTGGAAGAAGTTCTCCTTTACAAGGACATTGTACCTATTTTAGTCTGTATCTGGTTTGCATTCAATACAGTGATTGGCCTAATACCACATATCCgtaagaaattagaaaattattttccatggcTGAAGACAGACTCGGCTGACAGGGGAGAAGGTATGAGCTGTTTTTCTAAACCGGTCGCCTATACATGTGCAGCCACCACTAGTTTCTGTTCCTGTTGGATGCTAATTGGCATAATGCTTAACCCGACTTGGGGCTTGACTGTTGCGTTTATAATATGCTTTACTTTTGCCTCCTTCACTTATGCTGTCTACGAATATCTCACTTTAGTTAGCTGTAAACAAGATGGAGTGAAACCCGATAAACTGCATGCCCTATTACCTGGTCTTTTGGGTTTCCTTGCTGTTATTGTCTTAATTCCAGAAATTGTGTTCGCCGGCCAGTCATTTAATGGAAGAGAAACTGCGGATGAAACATTGAAGACCATAGTTATGACTGCTCTTTGTTCCTTCATTTCGTGGTTGTCTTGGAAGAGGCTTCTGGACAAAAGCCAAAAGTCAGAGGAGAAACAAACCCAACTCCCATCCAGTGACCCAAGGCGGACGCCTTCTGACGTCGTTACGGATACTGACTCAAGGCAATTTTCATTCAGCGATTCATCAACTTATTACACCTCAAGTCAGAATTCTTTATATCATACATGTCCTTGCCTATGTCATCCACCAGTAAACGATCACAATACGGCGGAAAGCCAGTCCTCAAACGATGGTTCATTTATAGAAGAAAGCCAAGCATGTTGCAGAATGGTGCTAAGTGGTGAAAATATCGAATTTAACGAGAAACAAAGGAACGACATAGAGAGCAAAGTGTAG
- the LOC136280514 gene encoding uncharacterized protein, translating to MAFLRIDLKFLVLIQVMIIHLFPKHMSQATATNNCTTAVNSTDACNKITYEQVYNILAKSENSFNIESALYPPKRPSSVRVFVNVYGPKKTENSTPAAKYTWSISCLYAALPAKVLEFWSLWSIMVTSRTQELNITISLSCCDVTKGKLKKHIEDALAALQDLAVRPAMRDPQLNSAECITEGHQPNISSVTEHSWRIIVILVLSFLFSIVSGPLLAFITTKKRDELRNEGDRKSKAKKNSIDFLCGFLLVIFVAIYIAKVAIVYGYSSGEKIVPINMYAVFVAIQPIIVFVGIIVSCMTLYCCGEDQERQQQHGHPMQDIVKKKSFFFIICANLATYHFCWLVVGIMLNPIWGLVVLLVLCLFIGVSTFAFYTYIYSVPQGKNLKKKCLLFSSCFAGFLAICVLIVIVILAGQSYNGRQTADEALKEAVMYLISIFFSWLYWKRWVNKSKKSADCKSGPVSAPNSSQENGHAPEHSGTEMETLMQQDV from the exons ATGGCATTTTTGCGAATCGATCTCAAATTTCTCGTCTTAATTCAAGTTATGATAATACACTTATTTCCAAAACACATGTCTCAAGCAACAGCTACCAATAACTGTACAACTGCGGTCAATTCAACTGATGCCTGTAACAAAATCACTTACGAACAAGTTTACAACATCTTGGCGAAATCAGAAAACAGTTTCAACATCGAGTCGGCTCTTTATCCACCCAAGAGGCCTTCCTCAGTTCGTGTGTTTGTAAATGTCTATGGCCCCAAAAAAACGGAAAATTCAACTCCTGCTGCCAAATACACGTGGAGTATTTCTTGCCTGTACGCTGCTCTTCCTGCTAAAGTTCTTGAATTTTGGTCTTTATGGTCAATCATGGTGACCAGTCGAACACAGGAGCTTAACATAACAATTTCACTTTCCTGCTGTGATGTGACGAAAGGGAAACTAAAAAAACACATCGAAGACGCTCTAGCTGCT CTCCAAGATCTGGCTGTTAGGCCAGCAATGAGAGACCCCCAACTGAATTCTGCTGAGTGTATCACAGAGGGACATCAACCAAATATTTCTTCTGTTACAGAACACAGTTGGCGAATAATAGTAATTTTAGTCCTCTCTTTCCTCTTTTCGATAGTGTCTGGGCCATTGTTGGCCTTTATAACAACGAAAAAACGGGATGAGCTCAGAAATGAGGGAGATAGGAAGtcaaaagctaagaaaaattCGATAGATTTCCTTTGTGGGTTTTTGTTAGTAATATTTGTTGCTATATATATAGCAAAAGTGGCAATAGTTTATGGATATAGCAGCGGTGAGAAAATTGTTCCAATTAACATGTATGCTGTTTTTGTAGCAATACAACCAATCATTGTGTTTGTTGGGATTATAGTCTCTTGTATGACATTATATTGCTGTGGGGAAGACCaggaaagacaacaacaacatggACATCCAATGCAGGACATTGTAAAGAAGAAGTcattctttttcataatttgtgcAAATTTAGCAACCTATCATTTTTGTTGGCTCGTAGTTGGTATAATGCTGAATCCTATCTGGGGTCTCGTTGTTCTGCTCGTACTTTGCCTTTTTATTGGTGTCTCAACCTTTGCATTTTATACCTACATATATTCAGTCCCTCAAgggaaaaaccttaaaaaaaaatgtctgttaTTTTCCTCATGTTTTGCTGGGTTCCTGGCCATCTGTGTTCTTATTGTTATTGTGATTCTAGCTGGGCAGTCATATAATGGAAGACAAACTGCTGATGAAGCTTTGAAAGAAGCAGTGATGTATTTAATCTCTATATTCTTTTCATGGCTCTATTGGAAGAGGTGGGTTAATAAAAGTAAGAAATCTGCAGATTGCAAAAGTGGTCCTGTTTCGGCTCCTAACTCATCACAAGAAAATGGTCATGCTCCAGAGCACAGTGGAACAGAAATGGAAACACTTATGCAGCAAGATGTTTGA
- the LOC131792116 gene encoding 14 kDa phosphohistidine phosphatase-like isoform X2, which translates to MAESGSLGLSSVPDVEIDANGLFKYVLIKVIDPSNEDTYKCIVRGFDWANYHADIYDKIEEEIGEMRMKTECLGGGRIQHDRLEKKILVYGYSVGFGRADHSITDVKLKTAYPNYESITFSNEGC; encoded by the exons ATGGCGGAGAGCGGCTCGTTAGGATTATCAAGTGTTCCTGATGTAGAGATTGATGCCAATGGACTTTTTAAATACGTTCTTATCAAAGTTATAGATCCTTCTAATGAGGATACTTACAAGTGCATAGTCAGAGGATTTGATTGGGCAAATTACCATG CTGATATTTATGATAAAATAGAGGAGGAAATTGGAGAAATGAGAATGAAAACTGAATGTTTAGGTGGAGGCAGGATACAACATGacagacttgaaaaaaaaatccttgtgtATGGTTATTCTGTG gGGTTTGGAAGAGCAGATCACTCCATCACAGACgtgaaacttaaaacagcttACCCAAATTATGAAAGTATTACCTTCTCCAATGAGGGTTGTTAG
- the LOC131792116 gene encoding 14 kDa phosphohistidine phosphatase-like isoform X1, whose amino-acid sequence MAESGSLGLSSVPDVEIDANGLFKYVLIKVIDPSNEDTYKCIVRGFDWANYHADIYDKIEEEIGEMRMKTECLGGGRIQHDRLEKKILVYGYSVGFGRADHSVTVKKLKKAYPDYESITFSNEGY is encoded by the exons ATGGCGGAGAGCGGCTCGTTAGGATTATCAAGTGTTCCTGATGTAGAGATTGATGCCAATGGACTTTTTAAATACGTTCTTATCAAAGTTATAGATCCTTCTAATGAGGATACTTACAAGTGCATAGTCAGAGGATTTGATTGGGCAAATTACCATG CTGATATTTATGATAAAATAGAGGAGGAAATTGGAGAAATGAGAATGAAAACTGAATGTTTAGGTGGAGGCAGGATACAACATGacagacttgaaaaaaaaatccttgtgtATGGTTATTCTGTG gGGTTTGGTAGAGCTGATCACTCCGTCACAGTCAAGAAACTTAAAAAAGCTTACCCAGATTATGAAAGTATTACCTTCTCCAATGAGGGTTATTAG
- the LOC131792052 gene encoding uncharacterized protein translates to MDEADRRKEAHLARKIELERQREEILRERERLLSLKSEIGARDTNSSRNSSTRSSTLSVQIKKTKNKIPEFERKVQTLRKENQARTDLLRKPYDGEMGIGTYEPWQLEDFYFVREFVRSWVDEVLDFIVPERPRVKPDYDTAGIAEGFFEELDVERKHDEILQVSLDIEQGILTDVIYQIAKETAAELVAFEVQTRTMLDRIILDSFDPRSQSADQRKISLLNNALSQFKKEALKKREVWSHSQSFHRDENVNDTSVIVDEEEDTFDGTVLHFHDITPFSDVPDANLPPEQVDFQNKESEFWMGNTVDLCTLPLPRRYRGISCTALSPDNSLIALGTVQGDIVIWDLATFPPRILRSSRGNNSAVVQLHWSFDSSQVVSLNDYGAITLWSLGNTISIPYEVKSFEPLEVNIGFKPSALIPLLTLERRDFLFTKGPFSDSRDLSSEVTAVAFHPSATLLGKQAFLMVGFSNGNILKLRFNKMVSIMSFPQVQPANGITHKIGKDVDAELFKEHCHKIVLITFVNNISPMVTVDEKGFINIWEYSSECLTGFGWFVPSTKYRLNMVEMTYEPVLGTQEKVEFTDEVKGPKHKHHHLRQKMVQNRIKTQSYINSLRLEKPWQTQEKDNKVTKIFAPKNVPESGSTFHHVTYYRRSGQLASYVTKVYKPLQIPCSKFILSKQNFAGTRLVFMLLFPVAEPKEAHVSLVIINLEPTVSVSKNYMHIALDKDDHERCLSGSTCSFGISHAIDATGSEYIVANVNGNLSAVSMTTGNEVMAETQEGWVGCHLSLKKGQVPPTSKVEVASTSKGLQVLLYTHTLNSAVLLQVRDENTQEQRKQTWIAFQQWIHVGTKNTECVPVTLHTIRKHDWTFEGHSDVHIQCFMESLVLDLIDDAVQIAEGSFTSEQQQRLHAENFQIPFLRKSFQETPQDADQGNMSSWHDRQSVVSTLWE, encoded by the exons ATGGATGAAGCTGACCGCAGGAAAGAAGCTCACTTGgcaagaaaaattgaacttgaAAGACAGCGTGAAGAAATTCTTCGTGAAAGGGAGAGACTTCTTTCTCTGAAGAGTGAAATTGGTGCAAGAGATACGAACTCTTCAAGAAATAGTTCAACGCGTTCGTCTACATTGAGTGTACAGAttaagaaaacgaaaaacaaaattccagagtttgaaagaaaagttcaaacGCTTAGAAAGGAAAACCAAGCTAGAACTGATTTATTGAGAAAACCTTACGATGGAGAAATGGGAATCGGTACGTACGAACCCTGGCAGTTGGAGGATTTCTATTTCGTTCGTGAGTTTGTACGATCATGGGTCGACGAGGTTTTGGATTTTATCGTTCCAGAACGCCCACGAGTAAAACCTGACTATGATACAGCAGGTATTGCTGAAGGGTTTTTCGAAGAACTTGACGTTGAAAGAAAACACGATGAAATTCTTCAGGTGAGCCTCGACATTGAACAGGGCATTTTGACAGATGTCATTTACCAGATTGCCAAGGAAACAGCTGCTGAATTGGTGGCTTTTGAGGTTCAAACTAGGACCATGCTAGATAGAATTATACTGGATTCTTTTGATCCTCGCTCTCAATCAGCTGATCAGAGAAAGATTTCCCTACTGAACAATGCTTTGTCTCAGTTCAAAAAGGAAGCCCTGAAGAAAAGAGAGGTTTGGTCTCACAGTCAATCATTTCACAGAGATGAGAATGTAAATGATACTTCTGTGATAGTTGATGAAGAAGAAGATACTTTTGATGGAACTGTGCTACATTTTCATGACATCACACCTTTCAGTGATGTACCTGATGCTAATCTCCCTCCAGAGCAAGTTgactttcaaaataaagaatCAGAGTTTTGGATGGGGAACACTGTTGACCTGTGCACACTGCCTTTACCAAGACGTTATAGAGGTATCTCTTGTACTGCATTGTCTCCTGATAACAGCCTTATTGCTCTGGGAACAGTTCAAGGAGACATTGTGATCTGGGATTTAGCTACCTTTCCACCACGCATATTGAGAAGCAGCCGTGGTAATAACTCTGCTGTTGTTCAACTTCACTGGAGTTTTGACTCTTCACAAGTGGTTAGTCTAAATGATTATGGTGCCATCACACTATGGTCGCTTGGCAACACGATATCCATACCTTACGAAGTGAAATCATTTGAGCCTTTGGAGGTTAATATTGGTTTTAAACCTTCTGCTCTAATTCCATTGTTGACTCTAGAGCGAAGAGACTTTCTGTTCACAAAAGGACCATTTTCAGATTCCAGAGATTTATCAAGTGAAGTAACAGCAGTAGCTTTTCATCCTTCAGCAACACTTCTGGGAAAGCAAGCATTTTTGATGGTGGGGTTCAGTAATGGGAACATTTTGAAGCTTAGATTCAACAAAATGGTGTCAATCATGTCCTTTCCGCAGGTTCAACCAGCCAATGGTATAACACATAAGATTGGTAAAGATGTTGATGCTGAACTATTTAAAGAACATTGTCACAAGATTGTGCTTATAACATTTGTGAACAACATTTCACCTATGGTAACTGTTGATGAAAAAGGATTTATCAATATATGGGAATACTCCAGTGAATGCTTAACTGGATTTGGCTGGTTTGTTCCCAGCACTAAGTACAGGCTGAACATGGTGGAGATGACATACGAGCCTGTTCTTGGAACACAGGAGAAAGTAGAATTCACAGATGAAGTGAAAGGTCCAAAGCATAAACACCATCATTTGAG gcAGAAAATGGTTCAAAATCGTATAAAGACACAGAGTTACATCAATTCTCTTCGTCTGGAAAAACCATGGCAGACTCAAGAGAAGGACAACAAGGTTACCAAAATATTTGCACCAAAAAATGTTCCTGAATCAGGATCAACTTTCCACCATGTGACTTATTATCGGAGGTCAGGCCAGTTGGCATCTTATGTCACCAAGGTTTACAAGCCATTGCAAATTCCATGTTCAAAGTTCATCTTATCCAAACAAAACTTTGCAGGCACCAGACTTGTGTTCATGCTTCTGTTTCCAGTGGCAGAACCAAAGGAAGCCCATGTTTCTCTGGTTATCATCAATCTTGAACCAACAGTGTCTGTTAGTAAGAATTACATGCACATTGCTCTGGACAAAGATGATCATGAAAGATGTCTTTCTGGAAGTACCTGCTCTTTTGGAATCTCTCATGCTATAGATGCCACAGGAAGTGAGTACATTGTGGCAAATGTGAATGGAAATTTATCTGCAGTTTCCATGACAACAGGAAATGAAGTTATGGCAGAAACTCAGGAGGGATGGGTGGGTTGCCATCTCAGTCTCAAGAAAGGTCAAGTACCTCCAACTTCCAAGGTAGAAGTTGCTAGCACATCCAAAGGTCTCCAAGTGTTGTTGTATACCCACACACTAAATTCTGCAGTTTTACTGCAGGTGAGAGATGAGAACACCCAAGAGCAACGTAAACAAACATGGATTGCTTTCCAGCAGTGGATACATGTTGGCACTAAGAATACTGAATGTGTTCCAGTCACTTTGCACACAATAAGGAAACATGATTGGACCTTTGAGGGACACTCAGATGTGCACATTCAGTGTTTCATGGAGTCTTTGGTTCTTGACTTGATTGACGACGCAGTCCAAATAGCTGAGGGTTCATTTACCAGTGAACAACAACAAAGGCTTCATGCTGAAAACTTTCAGATTCCATTCTTGAGAAAGAGTTTTCAGGAAACACCACAAGATGCTGACCAAGGGAATATGTCTTCCTGGCATGACAGGCAGTCAGTGGTGTCAACACTGTGGGAATAG